The Streptomyces halobius genomic interval CGCCGGAGGACGATCAAATTTATCGGCTGCCGCATGACGGCTCGATTGTGGATGAGCACGGTTCGGTTGCGGTGGGTGGCAACGCGGATCAGATCAGTAGTTATCTGGACCAGCGTCACCGTGAGGGGATGACGCTGGGCGAGGCGCTGAAGCTGGCCGTCGATTCGCTGTCGCGGGACTCCAATGGCGGTGAGCGCACGCTGACCGCGGAGCATCTTGAGGTGGCGACGCTGGATCGTACGCGGCCGCAGCAGCGGAAGTTCAAGCGGATTCTGGGGCGGCAGCTGTCGCGGTTGCTGGGTGAGCACGCCGGTGCGGAGGCCGAGAAGGGCGCGGAAGGGGACGCCGGGGAGACGGCGGACGCGGGCGAGCCGGCGGGGAACGGTAAGGATGCCGGCAATGGCAAGGATGCCGGTGGTAAGGGGGCGAACGGGAAGGGCGGTTCCGGGGCTTCGGATGGGGATTCCGCGGATTCCGCCGGTTCGTCGGAAGGGTCTGAGGGGTCGGGGACGAAGGACTGAGCATCGCAGGCCGAGTGTCCCGGGCCGAGTGCCCAAGGACTGAGCAGTGTCTCCGGGACCGGTGCCCGGATCGCGCCCCGGTGGGTCATCGCCCGCCGGGGCGCGTGGCGTTGGGGGAGGAGGCCACCCCTCAGGGGTTGGTCGAACGGATCCGCTAGGGGTGGGTGCATGGGGCCCCTGCAGGCCGTCTACGCGGCGGGTGCGGGTGGTATTCCCGTGTGTGAGCGCGTTGTCGACGAGGAGTTGTCGACAAGGTGCGGTCGACGAAGCTGCTCGGAGGGTGCGGTCGACGAGGCGTGGGCGGCAAGGTGTGTGCTGTGTCGAGGGGGCGCTGTCGGGGGTTGGTGAGGCGGTGCCTGGGTGGGCTTATGCCGTGGGGGCGGGGTCGGTGGGCGGTGGGGCGGTGGAGCCGCGGGTGATGAGCTGGACCGGGAGGGTGGGGGCCTCGGCTTGGATGCCGGCCAGTGTGGCCAGCAGGGCCCGCATGCCGGTCTCGCCGAATTCCTCGGCGGGCAGGCGTACGGTCGTCAGCTCCGGTTCGACGGCGACGGCGAGGGCCAGGTCGTCGAATCCGGTGACGGAGACGTCTTCGGGGACCCGCAGGCCCAGTCGGCGGACGGCTTTGCAGGCGCCGGCGGCGATGATGTCGTCGTCGCAGAGCAGAGCGGTGGGGCGAGGGCCGGGGCCGGTCAGTGCGGCGTGCGCGGCGTGCAGTCCGGCGTCGACGCCGAGCGCGGCCGGGTGGTGGCGCAGCAGTGTGCCGGGGGTCTTGTGGAGCGCCTCGGCCAGGGCGTGGGCGCGGAGCCGGAAGGTCCAGGAGTCCACGCCGGCGGTGAGGTGGGTGATCCGGCGGTGGCCGAGGGTGTGCAGGTGGGTGGCCAACTGCCGTACGCCGTCGGCGATATCGAGGTTGACGGTGGCGGTGGCCCGGTCGTCGTCGGGGTCGCTGTCGAGCATCACCAGGGGGAGACCGGCGTCGCGTAGCGCGGTGAGGGAGTCGGCGGCCATGGAGGAGGCGATGACGCCGTCGAGGGTGGCGGAGGCGGAGTCGAAGGGGTCGGGAACCAAAGGGGCCCGCATGGGCCTTCCGCTGTGGGGGGTGGAGGGCGACGGGTGGGCGGGGCCGGTTCCCTCGGGGGAGGGGTAGAGGACGACGCCGAAGCCGTGGGCGGCGGCGATGCGGGCGGCGCCCGTGTAGACGCGGGCGAAGAATTCGGTGGTGAGGGCGGGGACGACGAGGAGCACGGTGCGGGTGCGGCCCATGCGGAGGCTGCGGGCGGCGAGGTTGGGGCGGTAGCCCAGTTCGCGGGCGGCGGTGCGGACCGCGTCGGCCTTGGCGGGGGAGACGCGGCCGCGCCATTTGTCGCCGAGGACAAGAGAGACGGCAGCCTGTGAGACGCCGGCGGCGCGGGCGACGTCCCGGCTGGTGACGCGGGTGGCGGCGGTCGGGCGGGGTGGCTCGCGGTGGGCCGGTGCGCTGGCCTCGTTACTGGTCACCGGTGTGTCACTCCTCATGTTCGGCCGCTGCGGGGTGGACCCGTGGGGTGCACCCATGGTACGTATAACGCCGCAGGTTATACGTATCACTTCGGGGCGGGCCGGACGGAGAGGGGCGGGCATGGCCGCGGGATATGGGGAGCTGCTCAGGACCCGGCATGCGACGCGGCTCCTCGTGGGCACCTTGGTCGGCAGGCTGCCGAACACCACCGCGCCGCTGGCCGTGGTGCTGTTCATCCGTGCCGAGGGCGGCAGCTACGCGCTCGCCGGCGCGCTCGCCGCGGTCTACGGCGTCTGCAACGCCATTGGCCAGCCGCTGCTGGGCCGGGCCGTGGATCTCTACGGCCAGCCGAGGGTGATGCTGCCCGCCGCGGTGCTCTCCGCCCTCGGGATGGCGTTGCTGGCCGCCGTCGGCCTGGATGCGCCGTGGCTTGCGTATCTCGCCATGGTGATCGCCGGTCTCTTCACCCCGCCGCTGGAGGGTGGCCTGCGGGCGCTGTGGCCCGGGGTTCTCAGGCGCGAGGACCGGGTGCATGCGGCGTACGCGCTGGACGCGGTCGCGCAGGAGGTTCTGTTCGCGGTGGGGCCGTTGCTGGTCACGCTGTCCGTGGCGGCCTGGTCGGAGCGGATCGCGGTGCTGGTGATCAATCTGATCGGGGTGCTGGGCGCGCTCTCCGTCGTCGTCTCGAAGCCGTCCCGGCAGTGGCGCAGCGCGCCGCGTGAGGCGCACTGGCTGGGCGCGCTGCGCTCCTCGGGGATGCTGGTGCTGATCGGGTCCTTCTTCTTCGTCGGGCTGGCGTTGGGCTCGATCGCGGTCGCGGCGGTGGCGTACTCGGACGAGCGCGGCGGCAGCATGATCTCCAGCTATCTGCTCTCCGCGCTTGGCGTCGGTGCGTTGGTCGGCGGTCTCGTCTATGGCGCCCGTGAGTGGCCGGGGCGTCCGGAAAGCCGGCTGCGGCTGCTGGTCGCCCTTCTGGCGGTGGGGTATCTGCCGCTGATGCTGGCTCCGGGGGTCGTCGCGATGACGGCGCTGGCGGGCCTCTCCGGTGTGTTCCTGGCGCCGGCGCTGGCCTGTGCGTTCGTGGTGGTGGACCGGCATGCGCCGAAGGGCACGGTGACGGAGGCGTTTTCGTGGCTGGTGACGACGTTCGGTGTCGGTGCGGCGGTGGGCTCCTCGGTGGTGGGACCGGTGCTGGAGTTCGGCGGTCCGGCGGCGGGCTTCGCGGTGGCCGGTGCCGGCGGGGTGGCGGCGCTGCTTGTACTTTTGTCGACGAAGCGATTTCTGGGGGATCCCGTGCGGCGTACGGAGAGTGCCCGCTCGGCGGAAAATGATCGAAACGGGGCCGCCGAACCCGGTTTCAGAGCAGGCCATCAGGCGTAATGTTCAGTCATGGACCGCCGCATTTTCGGGCTGGAGAACGAGTACGGCGTCACGTGCACGTTCAGGGGACAGCGCCGACTGTCGCCTGACGAAGTGGCGCGGTACCTCTTCCGCCGTGTTGTGTCATGGGGCCGCAGCAGCAATGTCTTCCTGCGGAACGGCGCCCGCCTGTACTTGGACGTGGGATCGCATCCGGAATACGCAACCCCCGAGTGCGACAACGTGACCGAACTGGTCACCCACGACAAGTCCGGCGAGCGCATTCTCGAAGGACTGCTCGTCGACGCTGAACGCCGCCTGCACGAGGAGGGAATCGCGGGCGACGTCTATCTCTTCAAGAACAACACCGATTCGGCGGGAAACTCCTACGGCTGTCACGAGAACTACCTCGTCGCCCGTCATGGTGAGTTCTCCCGGCTCGCGGACATCCTCATTCCGTTCCTCGTCACCCGCCAGCTGCTGTGCGGTGCGGGCAAGGTGCTGCAGACGCCGCGGGGCGCCGTCTACTGTGTCAGTCAGCGTGCCGAGCACATCTGGGAGGGGGTCTCCTCGGCGACGACCCGTTCCCGTCCGATCATCAATACCCGCGATGAGCCGCATGCGGACGCCGAGCGTTATCGCCGGCTGCATGTGATCGTCGGTGATTCCAATATGTCCGAGACGACCATGCTGCTGAAGGTCGGGGCCACCGACCTCGTCCTGCGTATGATCGAGGCGGGCACGGTCATGCGTGATCTGACGCTGGAGAATCCGATCCGGGCGATCCGCGAGGTCAGTCATGACACCACCGGCCAGCGCAAGGTGCGGCTGGCCAGCGGGCGGGAGGCATCGGCTCTCGAAGTGCAGCAGGAGTACTACGAAAAGGCCGTCGATTTCTGCGACCGCCGGGGAATCCGGACGGGTACCGTCGAGCGGGTCCTGGAGTTGTGGGGCCGCACCCTTGAGTCGATCCGGGACCAGGAGCTCGACCGTATCGCGACGGAGATCGACTGGGTGATGAAGCATCAGCTCATCGAGCGGTACCGCACGAAGAACAACATCTCCATGTCCCACCCACGAGTGGCGCAGATAGACCTCGCGTATCACGACATTCACCGTCGCCGGGGGCTTTACTACCTGCTGGAGCGGAAGGGCCAAGCGGTACGGATCTGCAACGACTTGAAGATCTTCGAGGGCAAGTCGGTGCCGCCGCAGACCACCCGCGCCCGGCTGCGTGGGGACTTCATCCGGCGGGCGCAGGAACAGCGCCGCGATTTCACCGTCGACTGGGTGCATCTCAAGCTGAACGACCAGGCGCAGCGCACGGTTCTGTGCAAGGACCCGTTCCGTTCGGTCGACGACAGGGTGGAGAAGCTGATCGCCGGGATGTGACCCGCGGGGAATGCGGTGGTGTGCCGGGAGCGTGAATGCTCCCGGCACATTGCTGTGTTGTGGCGGGAAACGCCCGGGGAAACAGGTCGTAGAGTGGCGAGCATCGCCCATCCA includes:
- a CDS encoding LacI family DNA-binding transcriptional regulator — protein: MRSDTPVTSNEASAPAHREPPRPTAATRVTSRDVARAAGVSQAAVSLVLGDKWRGRVSPAKADAVRTAARELGYRPNLAARSLRMGRTRTVLLVVPALTTEFFARVYTGAARIAAAHGFGVVLYPSPEGTGPAHPSPSTPHSGRPMRAPLVPDPFDSASATLDGVIASSMAADSLTALRDAGLPLVMLDSDPDDDRATATVNLDIADGVRQLATHLHTLGHRRITHLTAGVDSWTFRLRAHALAEALHKTPGTLLRHHPAALGVDAGLHAAHAALTGPGPRPTALLCDDDIIAAGACKAVRRLGLRVPEDVSVTGFDDLALAVAVEPELTTVRLPAEEFGETGMRALLATLAGIQAEAPTLPVQLITRGSTAPPPTDPAPTA
- a CDS encoding MFS transporter, yielding MAAGYGELLRTRHATRLLVGTLVGRLPNTTAPLAVVLFIRAEGGSYALAGALAAVYGVCNAIGQPLLGRAVDLYGQPRVMLPAAVLSALGMALLAAVGLDAPWLAYLAMVIAGLFTPPLEGGLRALWPGVLRREDRVHAAYALDAVAQEVLFAVGPLLVTLSVAAWSERIAVLVINLIGVLGALSVVVSKPSRQWRSAPREAHWLGALRSSGMLVLIGSFFFVGLALGSIAVAAVAYSDERGGSMISSYLLSALGVGALVGGLVYGAREWPGRPESRLRLLVALLAVGYLPLMLAPGVVAMTALAGLSGVFLAPALACAFVVVDRHAPKGTVTEAFSWLVTTFGVGAAVGSSVVGPVLEFGGPAAGFAVAGAGGVAALLVLLSTKRFLGDPVRRTESARSAENDRNGAAEPGFRAGHQA
- the prcA gene encoding proteasome subunit alpha, which translates into the protein MSTPFYVSPQQAMADRAEYARKGIARGRSVVVLQYADGVVFVAENPSRALHKVSEIYDRIAFAAVGKYNEFENLRIGGVRYADLRGYTYDREDVTARGLANVYAQTLGTIFSSAAEKPYEVELIVAEVGNAPEDDQIYRLPHDGSIVDEHGSVAVGGNADQISSYLDQRHREGMTLGEALKLAVDSLSRDSNGGERTLTAEHLEVATLDRTRPQQRKFKRILGRQLSRLLGEHAGAEAEKGAEGDAGETADAGEPAGNGKDAGNGKDAGGKGANGKGGSGASDGDSADSAGSSEGSEGSGTKD
- the pafA gene encoding Pup--protein ligase; translated protein: MDRRIFGLENEYGVTCTFRGQRRLSPDEVARYLFRRVVSWGRSSNVFLRNGARLYLDVGSHPEYATPECDNVTELVTHDKSGERILEGLLVDAERRLHEEGIAGDVYLFKNNTDSAGNSYGCHENYLVARHGEFSRLADILIPFLVTRQLLCGAGKVLQTPRGAVYCVSQRAEHIWEGVSSATTRSRPIINTRDEPHADAERYRRLHVIVGDSNMSETTMLLKVGATDLVLRMIEAGTVMRDLTLENPIRAIREVSHDTTGQRKVRLASGREASALEVQQEYYEKAVDFCDRRGIRTGTVERVLELWGRTLESIRDQELDRIATEIDWVMKHQLIERYRTKNNISMSHPRVAQIDLAYHDIHRRRGLYYLLERKGQAVRICNDLKIFEGKSVPPQTTRARLRGDFIRRAQEQRRDFTVDWVHLKLNDQAQRTVLCKDPFRSVDDRVEKLIAGM